Proteins encoded in a region of the Anopheles ziemanni chromosome 2, idAnoZiCoDA_A2_x.2, whole genome shotgun sequence genome:
- the LOC131294082 gene encoding sialin-like, translating to MDASESSKLSDGIEAPMWMFWKRRRYILVFLAFFGFFNVYSLRVNLSVAIVAMTENRTIEHPNGTVSYEQEFDWDSSTKGYILSSFFYGYIFTQLAGGYISNALGGNYVFGVGVGTTAALTLLTPLAAHGGYGWLIAIRALEGFFEGVTFPCMHAIWSNWAPPSERSRMATIAFSGVFTGTVASMLLSGVLADNLGWEWVFYILGAFGCLWFVVWMVVVKKSPETDPYITTKEKEFILATQQRTSSETAEKVHHPWLAIVTSKAVWALIVASFAENWGFYTLLTQLPTFLKDTMHFELQAAGFLSALPYLALGSLLSFAGYLADLCQIKRWLTTTQVRRYFNCGAFLIQTVFMLVGAFILKPGPTIACITIAVGCGSFAWCGFAVNHLDLSPKSAGVLMGISNTFSTVAGIVTPIVSGHITANGDDDEWRTVFYIAAGIYLIGFVIYWFGVSGELQPWSIEAQERDQAQREKENVFVNGGMVLDQKS from the exons ATGGACGCTTCGGAGAGCAGCAAACTGAG CGATGGCATCGAGGCGCCTATGTGGATGTTCTGGAAGCGGCGCCGATACATACTGGTGTTTCTGGCATTCTTTGGGTTTTTCAACGTCTACTCGCTGCGGGTGAACCTAAGTGTGGCGATTGTGGCCATGACCGAGAATCGCACCATCGAGCATCCGAATGGCACCGTCAGCTAT GAACAAGAGTTCGATTGGGATTCCAGCACGAAGGGGTACATTCTGAGCTCCTTCTTCTATGGCTACATCTTCACCCAGCTTGCCGGTGGCTACATCTCCAACGCCCTCGGTGGGAACTAT GTGTTTGGAGTTGGAGTTGGTACAACCGCCGCACTGACCCTACTGACTCCGCTAGCCGCTCATGGTGGATACGGCTGGCTGATAGCGATCCGTGCCCTCGAAGGTTTCTTCGAAGGAGTGACCTTCCCCTGCATGCACGCCATCTGGTCCAACTGGGCACCTCCGAGTGAGCGCTCCCGGATGGCCACGATTGCCTTCTCGGGTGTGTTCACCGGTACCGTAGCCTCGATGCTACTCAGTGGCGTGTTAGCTGACAATCTCGGCTGGGAATGGGTGTTCTACATCCTTGGGGCGTTCGGATGCCTCTGGTTTGTGGTGTGGATGGTGGTCGTGAAGAAATCACCCGAAACGGACCCCTACATCACCACCAAGGAGAAGGAATTCATACTGGCCACACAGCAGCGCACGTCTTCCGAAACGGCGGAGAAGGTACATCACCCTTGGCTTGCTATCGTGACCTCCAAGGCCGTTTGGGCCCTCATCGTGGCAAGCTTTGCCGAGAACTGGGGATTCTACACGCTGCTCACGCAACTTCCGACATTCCTGAAAG ATACGATGCACTTCGAGCTGCAGGCAGCCGGATTCCTTTCCGCTCTACCGTACCTGGCGTTGGGCAGTCTGCTCAGCTTCGCCGGCTATCTGGCGGATCTCTGCCAGATCAAACGCTGGCTCACGACAACCCAGGTTCGGCGGTACTTCAACTGTGGCGCCTTCCTGATACAAACGGTGTTCATGCTCGTCGGTGCGTTCATCCTGAAACCCGGACCAACCATCGCGTGCATCACCATCGCCGTCGGTTGCGGTTCGTTCGCCTGGTGTGGCTTCGCCGTCAACCATCTCGACCTCTCGCCCAAAAGTGCCGGCGTGCTGATGGGCATTTCCAACACCTTCTCGACCGTCGCCGGCATCGTTACGCCCATCGTTTCTGGACACATTACAGCCAACGGGGATGACGATGAATGGCGGACGGTTTTCTACATCGCGGCCGGTATCTACCTGATTGGATTCGTGATCTACTGGTTCGGGGTCTCCGGGGAGCTGCAGCCATGGTCAATCGAGGCGCAGGAGCGAGACCAAGCGCAACGGGAGAAGGAGAACGTTTTCGTTAACGGAGGGATGGTGCTGGACCAAAAGTCCTGA
- the LOC131294589 gene encoding uncharacterized protein LOC131294589: MDKAEQQNDFEQELRRRRKAEKLLAKKAAAREAQNQQYKDHLRRERAFSDQTQRKFFDSWETLCTQVKCEQLVEELRQQQQCFGTVFDRKNGCIDRLLAVRDEIGEIHSKCLGRLRNIIDYFIRLKDFLTATMLERYEADCLKLLMDFREEAASKEYHACSQMEILDASLEELLQKMKQDEKAGSDWLLEQTNINKCAQIERREIMRDKKYKEMDDLYCQLRTTLDGYFRTVLFPERKQSYDRLLYYTQLEQQGIEKRRCQIAVAQLKKTQLEHTLALVRIGGRRRLRTQHNYRRLLEHKLSVLKEKHQRLDEDHQMRLKQTCSITHRILQILSEHLSWGEKIAKLAAICAQYETEQDQQFACKWFRDGTGETDLDIEDPRYFEYLMHKINRVEAIAIILREEKVALERENDALRVKFKTFCKQHKTTDPEELLLCGQEVMPES, from the exons ATGGACAAAGCGGAGCAACAAAACGACTTCGAGCAGGAgctgcgacgacgacgaaaagCGGAAAAACTACTCGCAAAAAAAGCAGCCGCCAGGGAGGCCCAAAATCAACAGTATAAA GATCACCTGCGGCGGGAGCGGGCGTTTTCGGACCAGACGCAGAGGAAATTTTTCGATAGCTGGGAAACCCTCTGCACGCAGGTGAAATGCGAGCAGCTGGTGGAGGAGttgcgccagcagcagcagtgctTCGGGACGGTGTTCGATCGCAAAAACGGGTGCATCGATCGATTGCTTGCGGTTCGCGACGAGATTGGCGAAATTCATAGCAAGTGTCTTGGGCGGTTGAGGAACATAATTGATTACTTCATTC GTCTCAAGGATTTCCTAACTGCAACGATGCTCGAACGTTATGAAGCCGATTGTCTAAAACTCCTCATGGATTTTCGTGAAGAAGCTGCATCCAAAGAA TACCACGCTTGTTCACAGATGGAGATCCTGGATGCTTCGCTTGAAGAACTGTtgcaaaaaatgaaacaagatgAAAAGGCCGGTAGCGATTGGCTGCTCGAGCAAACTAATATTAATAAATGTGCG CAAATTGAAAGGCGTGAAATTATGCGCGATAAGAAATACAAGGAAATGGACGACCTCTACTGCCAGCTGAGAACGACACTCGACGGATACTTTCGGACCGTGCTGTTCCCGGAGCGAAAGCAAAGCTACGACCGGCTCCTCTACTACACTCAGCTCGAGCAGCAGGGCATCGAAAAGCGTCGCTGCCAAATCGCCGTCGCCCAGCTGAAGAAAACGCAACTCGAGCATACCCTCGCCCTGGTTCGCATCGGCGGAAGGAGACGACTGCGCACGCAACACAACTATCGCCGACTGCTCGAGCATAAGCTAAGCGTTCTGAAGGAGAAGCACCAACGGTTGGACGAGGATCATCAAATGCGCCTCAAGCAAACGTGCTCCATCACCCATCGCATCCTGCAAATCCTTAGCGAGCACCTTTCGTGGGGTGAAAAGATCGCCAAACTGGCGGCGATCTGCGCCCAATACGAAACCGAACAAGATCAGCAGTTCGCGTGCAAGTGGTTCCGGGACGGGACCGGCGAAACAGACCTCGACATCGAGGATCCTCGATATTTCGAGTACTTGATGCACAAGATCAATCGCGTCGAGGCGATTGCCATTATTCTGCGCGAGGAAAAGGTTGCGTTGGAGCGCGAAAACGATGCGCTCAGGGTGAAATTCAAAACCTTCTGCAAGCAACACAAAACCACTGACCCGGAAGAGCTGCTCCTGTGCGGTCAAGAAGTGATGCCTGAGTCATAA